The DNA region TGGTGAACCTCAAGGCGCCGTTGGTGATCCATCTGTCTAAGCGGCTCGGACGGCAGGTGATCGCCAAGGACGACCACGCGGTGCAGTACGTGCTGGGCGCCACGGTGCCATTCCGGCGTTCTGCGTAGGTCGCCGCGATCTCGACGGCGCTTTCCGCAATAGCGGCGCAGACGCAACCACGAGGTCCGGTCGCGCCGGTCGCCACGGCGCGGGGGGCTGAGAAATAGCAGATTGGCGAGGCGCCGCTCTGCAGCGGGGCGCCAGCACTGGCCGATCCACATGAGGACGGGGGTCGGGCGCGGGCCCAATACCTAAGCCAGACCTTGGCGGCCCCTCTCCGGACACCCCTACCGGCCCCCCAGAACGGGAATAGCACGATGTTGGTTCTTTCGAGGCAGCGTGACGAGAGCATCATCATCGGGGACAACGTCGTTGTGACGATTGTTGATGTGCGCGGAGACAAGGTGCGGCTCGGCATCGAGGCGCCCGTTGAGATCCCGGTCCACCGCCGTGAGGTGTACGAGGCGATCCAGCGTGAGAACCGCCGCGCGGCGCAGATCCAGTCCGACGACGCCCGCGAAGTGGGCGGCGGCCCGAAAGCCGCCGAGTAGCTGCCGCTATCCCTCGCAGCCGACCTGAAGGCCGGCGGTTCCGCGGTCGGGGGCGCCTCCACCCACGTAGCAGGCACGCCGGCCTCGTTCGGTCGGGGCCCTCCTGAGGCCGACCTCTCCGTCGACCCGATGCGGGGCCTGCCTATTTCTTTGTTGACGGAAACCTCCCGTCCTGAGCCCCCAACGAGCGGCTCGAACCTCGCTTGCTTTTTGACAGCGCAGGTTGACGGTCTTGCCGGTTGCACGCCGAGCGCCGTCGCCGGCTGGCGAAACCCTTCGGGCGGCGCCGGATAAGCGGGTTGTGCCGGATGGCGACCGCCTCTTTTGCTCCGAAACGGCTTGCCAGCATCCAGCGCGTCATTCCGGCGGACGATACGTTCCCATAGGCGCTCTGCTATCGGCGGGGGGCTTACATGGAGATGGCTCTCGGCCTCGCGGCCGGGGGCGGGTCTGTGTCGTTGGCGTTCCCCTGCGGGGCGAGATGGCCGGGTGCGATGCTCGCGGCCGCCGAGCCGAGTCCGATTTGAGACGCTACCGAAGATCGACAACCCGGATGTTGAACAACCGATGGGTTCGAGCGGAACGGTCCGCCCGACGCATTTAACAAGACCAACGCCACGCCCGGGGAACCGATCTCCGATCGTTCCGGCAGGCGTTGGGAGCCAGTTCTCACTGAGAAGGGGTCACACCGATGACACGCATTAACACGAACGTTGGTTCGCTGGTCGGCCGGAATAACCTGGCCAAGGCGAACGCCACTCTGTCGCAGTCGCTCACGCGGCTCTCGACCGGTCTGCGCATCAACACGGGTAAAGACGACCCGGCCGGTTTGATCGCCAGCGAAA from Pirellulimonas nuda includes:
- the csrA gene encoding carbon storage regulator CsrA, which codes for MLVLSRQRDESIIIGDNVVVTIVDVRGDKVRLGIEAPVEIPVHRREVYEAIQRENRRAAQIQSDDAREVGGGPKAAE